A window of the Streptomyces griseochromogenes genome harbors these coding sequences:
- a CDS encoding recombinase family protein: MANLVYKRVSTDQQSTDRQNLVLDEAGIEDAVVFEEQAGTSSRLHPLERPKFGELLAYARPGDTVHISEMFRLVRGTGHILDVLDVLHRDRLALRIHDGAFSAMDLIARHPRTGELLSTVKFMVQTLAAAGELQRDLQRELTYDGLRAAEAKGNKGGRRPAVPADKTDAVRTAYLEGRSIAALARDHGVSRGAIRTAVADLLPEHTADDQGAPVPELPVTLDVPGKVADFLRAAELEPVERTALDQGVTVRRGQGYTLRVTAVPATHRRLLELCQALDGGQGTPAVPAQRKARREYANRVSTLAGDTL; this comes from the coding sequence ATGGCCAACCTGGTCTACAAGCGGGTGTCGACCGACCAGCAGTCGACCGACCGTCAGAATCTCGTCCTGGACGAGGCCGGGATCGAGGACGCGGTCGTCTTCGAGGAGCAGGCCGGCACCTCCAGCCGCCTCCACCCGCTGGAGCGGCCGAAGTTCGGCGAGCTGCTCGCGTACGCGCGGCCGGGCGACACCGTGCACATCTCAGAGATGTTCCGCCTGGTGCGCGGCACCGGGCACATTCTCGACGTGCTCGACGTCCTGCACCGCGACCGCCTCGCCCTACGCATCCACGACGGCGCGTTCTCCGCGATGGACCTCATAGCCCGCCACCCGCGCACCGGCGAACTGCTGTCCACCGTGAAGTTCATGGTGCAGACCCTCGCCGCGGCCGGCGAACTCCAGCGCGACCTTCAGCGGGAGCTGACGTACGACGGGCTGCGGGCCGCCGAGGCGAAGGGCAACAAGGGCGGGCGCCGCCCCGCCGTCCCGGCCGACAAGACCGACGCCGTACGCACCGCGTACCTGGAAGGCCGGTCCATCGCCGCCCTCGCCCGCGACCACGGCGTCAGCCGCGGCGCCATCCGTACCGCCGTCGCCGACCTCCTGCCCGAGCACACCGCCGACGACCAGGGCGCCCCGGTCCCGGAGCTGCCTGTCACTCTCGACGTACCGGGCAAGGTCGCGGACTTCCTCCGCGCGGCCGAGCTGGAGCCCGTCGAGCGGACGGCGCTCGACCAGGGTGTGACCGTACGTCGCGGCCAGGGCTACACCCTGCGCGTCACCGCCGTCCCCGCGACCCACCGCCGACTCCTCGAGCTCTGCCAGGCCCTCGACGGCGGCCAGGGCACCCCGGCGGTCCCGGCCCAGCGCAAAGCACGCCGCGAGTACGCGAACCGCGTCAGCACCCTCGCGGGCGACACCCTGTAG
- a CDS encoding dihydrofolate reductase family protein, whose protein sequence is MRTLTYYAATTLDGFIAGPNGGDPTGPDGFFTVTPDYLEHIVTHYPETLPAPARAALGVTASGTRFDTVVEGRRSYQLGLDAGITDAYPHLRHYVFSRSLTKSPDAAVEVVSTDPLEKVRELKAQDGKGIWLVGGAELAGALYPEIDELVLKVNPVTIGAGIPLFAGKSETNPRAFTLTGHTVLPSGAAFLTYTRS, encoded by the coding sequence GTGCGCACCCTGACCTACTACGCCGCCACCACGCTCGACGGGTTCATCGCCGGCCCGAACGGCGGCGACCCGACCGGCCCCGACGGCTTCTTCACCGTCACCCCCGACTACCTGGAGCACATCGTCACGCACTACCCGGAGACATTGCCGGCCCCGGCCCGCGCGGCGCTGGGCGTGACCGCGTCCGGCACCCGCTTCGACACCGTCGTGGAGGGGCGCCGCTCGTACCAGCTCGGACTGGACGCCGGTATCACCGACGCCTACCCGCACCTGCGGCACTACGTCTTCTCCCGCAGCCTGACCAAGAGCCCGGACGCGGCCGTCGAGGTGGTCTCCACCGACCCGTTGGAGAAGGTGCGCGAACTCAAGGCCCAGGACGGCAAGGGGATCTGGCTGGTCGGCGGCGCCGAGCTGGCCGGGGCCCTCTACCCGGAGATCGACGAACTCGTCCTCAAGGTCAACCCGGTCACCATCGGCGCGGGCATCCCGCTGTTCGCGGGGAAGTCCGAGACGAATCCGCGCGCATTCACGCTGACCGGGCACACGGTGCTGCCCAGCGGCGCCGCCTTCCTCACCTACACCCGTTCTTGA
- a CDS encoding GNAT family N-acetyltransferase: MIGGIGFFGPPDETGTVGLGYGVAPEAEGHGYATEALRALLHHGFADARVRRVLADTAHDNVASQRVLEKAGLRRTFSDEKLHYYAIEG; this comes from the coding sequence GTGATCGGCGGCATCGGGTTCTTCGGCCCGCCGGACGAGACGGGCACCGTCGGCCTCGGCTACGGCGTCGCCCCGGAGGCAGAGGGCCACGGCTATGCCACCGAGGCGTTGCGTGCCCTGCTGCACCACGGCTTCGCCGATGCCAGGGTGCGGCGGGTTCTCGCCGACACTGCCCACGACAACGTCGCCTCCCAGCGCGTCCTGGAGAAGGCCGGTCTGCGCCGGACCTTCTCCGACGAGAAGCTCCACTACTACGCCATCGAAGGATGA
- a CDS encoding flavin-containing monooxygenase, whose product MADGSIDNLRREAEVIVIGAGLSGVAAVIALRRAGFDDVVVLEKSGRLGGTWRDNTYPGCGCDVPSVLYEYSFAPHAWSRGFADRSEILDYLDTTAVTHGVDKAIRYDTEVLSSRWEPEAHRWNLRTTSGTYTARALIVATGPWHRPRHPDIPGLDTFPGTVFHSARWNHEVDLTGRRVAVVGTGASTVQFLPEIQPKAAHVDVFQSTPQWVLPKPDYALPPGLHRFFEHHPAARRALRGLHHWTQEAIGVPLRHPHLLRPLEALARIHLRTSVRDRALRRALTPDYPLGSRRLITSGTYYAALTQTNVWLHPTRVTAVEGSDVIGADGTRTRADIIVLATGYHIGDIPLAPHLHGTTGTLAQTWADNRRAYLGTSVSGYPNLFLLIGPNLLTGTTAVPTVLEAQLRYITTALNHLRTSGSTTLDVKPEAEAAHQQALNEALRNTVYNAAGGTGYYFGLPGINTFCWPWSTARLVKRLHAFDPEVYTWSLPLPAQAGAERDGLPDRPSSRLQ is encoded by the coding sequence GTGGCCGACGGCAGCATCGACAATCTTCGTCGTGAAGCGGAAGTCATCGTCATCGGGGCCGGCCTCTCCGGCGTGGCCGCCGTGATCGCGCTGCGCCGGGCCGGTTTCGACGACGTTGTCGTGTTGGAGAAGTCCGGTCGCCTCGGCGGGACTTGGCGTGACAACACCTATCCCGGATGCGGCTGCGACGTACCGTCGGTGCTGTACGAATACTCCTTCGCGCCCCACGCGTGGAGCCGGGGCTTCGCCGACCGGTCCGAGATTCTCGACTACCTCGACACCACCGCGGTAACACACGGCGTGGACAAGGCGATCCGCTACGACACCGAGGTGCTGAGCAGCCGCTGGGAGCCGGAAGCGCACCGCTGGAACCTGCGGACCACGTCGGGCACGTACACCGCCCGCGCCCTGATCGTCGCCACCGGCCCCTGGCACCGGCCCCGCCATCCCGACATCCCCGGCCTCGACACCTTCCCCGGCACGGTCTTCCACTCCGCCCGTTGGAACCACGAAGTCGACCTGACCGGACGGCGCGTGGCAGTGGTGGGCACCGGAGCGTCCACCGTCCAGTTCCTGCCCGAGATCCAGCCGAAGGCGGCTCATGTCGACGTCTTCCAGAGCACACCGCAGTGGGTACTTCCGAAACCCGACTACGCCCTCCCTCCGGGGCTCCACCGCTTCTTCGAACACCACCCGGCAGCACGCCGCGCACTACGCGGCCTGCACCACTGGACCCAGGAAGCCATCGGCGTACCCCTGCGTCACCCCCACCTGTTGCGGCCCTTGGAGGCCCTGGCCCGCATCCATCTGCGTACCTCGGTACGGGACCGCGCCCTGCGCCGGGCCCTCACTCCTGACTACCCCTTGGGCAGCCGCCGCCTGATCACCTCCGGCACCTACTACGCCGCCCTGACCCAGACCAACGTGTGGCTGCATCCCACCCGCGTGACCGCCGTGGAGGGCTCCGACGTCATCGGCGCCGACGGCACCCGCACCCGCGCCGACATCATCGTCCTCGCGACCGGATACCACATCGGTGACATCCCGCTGGCCCCCCATCTGCACGGCACCACCGGCACACTGGCCCAGACCTGGGCCGACAACCGCCGCGCCTACCTGGGTACCAGCGTCAGCGGATACCCCAACCTCTTCCTGCTCATCGGCCCGAATCTGCTCACCGGCACCACCGCCGTCCCCACCGTCCTCGAAGCCCAACTCCGCTACATCACCACCGCCCTCAACCACCTGCGCACCAGCGGGTCGACCACACTGGATGTCAAGCCCGAGGCCGAAGCAGCTCACCAGCAGGCTCTGAATGAGGCGCTGCGTAACACCGTCTACAACGCCGCCGGCGGCACCGGTTACTACTTCGGCCTCCCGGGCATCAACACCTTCTGCTGGCCCTGGTCGACCGCCAGGCTCGTCAAGCGCCTGCACGCCTTCGACCCGGAGGTCTACACCTGGTCGCTACCACTGCCGGCCCAAGCCGGCGCCGAGCGGGATGGACTGCCGGACCGCCCTTCGAGCCGACTCCAGTAG
- a CDS encoding Rieske 2Fe-2S domain-containing protein, giving the protein MTMRDELPRSHSPHAADDEPARHLPYPSGWFCLARSRELAPGKVLTRRFMDEDIVLYRTRDGRPRAVHPYCPHLGAHLGAGGTVEGQNLVCPFHRFAFAPDGTCVGTPDGPPPRARLQHHTISERNGFLFAWHEPDGAPPAWEVPGTAQPGVVPTAAWSTEVHTHAQEIIENTLDYRHLPVLHHVAVQELDPPTAQGPLLRMRLRLGPDRPRALKQKIQADHSFLMAGLGYLRVELPLPPLGLVSYLWAMHTPTGRRRTHMLVATACADIHKQDATGASLPRRGLHRAFAHAILRTAVSKVHQDLRIWNTKRYEPRPRLAASDEAIGLFRHWARQFYPAQ; this is encoded by the coding sequence ATGACGATGAGGGACGAACTGCCCAGGTCTCACAGTCCCCACGCCGCCGACGACGAGCCAGCGCGGCATCTGCCCTACCCCAGTGGCTGGTTCTGCCTGGCGCGTTCACGAGAACTGGCCCCCGGCAAGGTCCTGACCCGCCGATTCATGGACGAGGACATCGTCCTCTACCGCACCCGCGACGGCCGGCCCCGCGCAGTGCATCCCTACTGCCCACACCTGGGCGCTCATCTGGGAGCGGGCGGCACCGTGGAGGGCCAGAACCTGGTATGCCCCTTCCATCGCTTCGCCTTCGCTCCCGATGGCACCTGCGTCGGCACGCCCGACGGCCCGCCCCCGCGCGCCCGCCTGCAGCACCACACCATCAGCGAGCGCAACGGCTTCCTCTTCGCCTGGCACGAACCGGATGGCGCTCCACCTGCCTGGGAAGTCCCCGGAACCGCCCAGCCCGGAGTCGTTCCGACAGCCGCCTGGAGCACGGAAGTGCACACCCATGCCCAGGAGATCATCGAGAACACCCTCGACTACCGGCATCTCCCGGTCCTGCACCACGTCGCCGTGCAGGAACTCGACCCGCCGACGGCCCAAGGCCCCCTCCTGCGCATGCGTCTGCGCCTCGGGCCGGACCGGCCTCGCGCCCTCAAACAGAAGATCCAGGCCGACCATTCGTTCCTCATGGCGGGGCTGGGATATCTCCGCGTCGAGCTGCCGCTGCCCCCGCTCGGACTCGTCAGCTACCTGTGGGCCATGCACACACCTACCGGGCGCCGACGCACCCACATGCTGGTCGCGACGGCCTGTGCAGACATCCACAAGCAGGACGCCACTGGAGCGTCGCTCCCACGGCGCGGCCTGCACAGGGCCTTCGCCCACGCGATACTGCGCACCGCGGTCAGCAAGGTCCACCAGGACCTGAGGATCTGGAACACCAAACGCTACGAGCCACGACCCCGCCTCGCCGCGAGCGACGAGGCCATCGGCTTGTTCCGCCACTGGGCCCGCCAGTTCTACCCGGCGCAGTGA
- a CDS encoding tyrosine-type recombinase/integrase has protein sequence MALEPITKGRGRFPCIRHLFSNIGRTNILMYSLVDRLWRNAKKAAGISRRITTHWLRHFFASAGLSKGVPVTDMAEWLGHRDPRITHQTYAHVMPDAPERLGYLMDAVFTIQTELNLPLEFEAVVEAA, from the coding sequence ATTGCGCTCGAGCCCATCACCAAGGGCAGGGGGCGTTTCCCTTGCATCCGCCACCTCTTCTCCAACATCGGGCGCACCAACATCCTCATGTACTCCCTCGTTGACCGGCTTTGGCGTAACGCGAAGAAGGCGGCGGGCATCTCGCGCAGGATCACCACGCATTGGCTTCGGCACTTCTTCGCCTCCGCCGGCCTGTCGAAGGGTGTTCCGGTGACGGACATGGCTGAGTGGCTGGGGCATCGCGACCCGAGGATCACCCATCAGACCTATGCGCACGTGATGCCCGACGCTCCGGAGCGCTTGGGGTATCTGATGGATGCCGTCTTCACCATTCAGACGGAGCTCAATCTGCCCCTCGAGTTCGAAGCAGTGGTCGAGGCGGCCTGA
- a CDS encoding recombinase family protein: MKRLSRDAAELTALADHLFAHGLVLEMLAGPLAGMYDPSGHGKLLFAFFAAVAETERENIRESTLEGFAAARGRPSSPRTWCTPSCGAGRAASPSSRSSPT; encoded by the coding sequence ATGAAGCGGCTCAGCCGCGACGCCGCCGAACTCACCGCGCTCGCCGACCACCTGTTCGCCCACGGCCTGGTGCTGGAGATGCTCGCCGGCCCCCTCGCGGGAATGTACGACCCCAGCGGGCACGGCAAGCTGCTCTTCGCATTCTTCGCGGCGGTCGCGGAGACCGAGCGGGAGAACATCCGCGAGTCGACCCTGGAAGGCTTCGCCGCCGCCCGCGGCCGGCCGTCATCACCGAGGACATGGTGCACACCGTCCTGCGGCGCCGGGCGGGCGGCGAGTCCGTCGAGCAGATCCAGCCCGACCTGA
- a CDS encoding NADP-dependent oxidoreductase — translation MKAIVVTDQAAGTAGMTLTERPEPPAAINDVIVQIHASGFVPTEMEWPSTWTDRAGRDKTPSIPGHELAGVVTTLGYGTTGLSVGQRVFGLADWHRDGTLAEYVAIEARNLAPLPGDVDFTVGASLPISGLTAWQGLFQHGRLQAGQTVLAHGAAGAVGTMVTQLAREAGAYVIGTGRAADREKALDFGAHEFVDLEKDALKDVGGVDLVFDVIGGDVQKRSAALIKAGGTLVSIVGPVEARPTDGLAVDFVVEADRAELGEIVQRVRDGRLRTNIGDVASLDDAVGALNSTTRRSGKTVIRVRP, via the coding sequence ATGAAAGCCATTGTGGTGACCGACCAGGCCGCGGGAACGGCCGGGATGACGCTGACGGAGCGGCCTGAGCCGCCCGCGGCTATCAACGACGTCATCGTTCAGATTCACGCATCGGGCTTCGTCCCGACCGAGATGGAGTGGCCATCGACCTGGACCGATCGCGCCGGTCGTGACAAGACACCGTCGATCCCCGGCCACGAGCTGGCCGGAGTGGTCACCACCCTCGGCTACGGCACGACGGGGCTGTCGGTCGGGCAGCGGGTGTTCGGCCTCGCCGACTGGCACCGCGACGGCACCCTGGCGGAGTACGTGGCGATCGAAGCACGCAACCTCGCACCGCTGCCCGGCGACGTCGACTTCACGGTAGGTGCGTCCCTGCCAATCTCAGGTCTGACCGCGTGGCAGGGGCTGTTCCAGCACGGCCGCCTTCAGGCCGGCCAGACTGTCCTTGCCCATGGCGCGGCCGGGGCAGTCGGGACGATGGTGACCCAGCTCGCACGTGAGGCCGGCGCTTACGTCATCGGAACTGGACGCGCCGCCGACCGTGAGAAGGCACTCGACTTCGGCGCGCATGAGTTCGTCGACCTTGAGAAGGACGCGCTGAAAGACGTCGGCGGCGTCGATCTGGTCTTCGATGTCATCGGTGGCGACGTTCAGAAGCGGTCCGCTGCCCTGATCAAGGCCGGAGGAACGCTGGTGTCCATCGTCGGCCCGGTCGAGGCGCGGCCCACTGACGGCCTGGCGGTGGACTTTGTTGTCGAGGCCGATCGTGCCGAACTGGGTGAGATCGTGCAGCGGGTGCGGGATGGACGGCTGCGGACAAACATCGGCGACGTCGCGAGCTTGGATGATGCCGTCGGTGCCCTTAACTCGACCACGCGACGCAGCGGGAAGACAGTCATCCGGGTACGCCCGTAG
- a CDS encoding isocitrate lyase/phosphoenolpyruvate mutase family protein: protein MALHTRDGGLVLPNAWDGLSALMLADAGFEAIATSSAELAATLGRSDGRHEVTRGEHLEHARLFGQLTGLPVNGDSQDGYGDAPEDVAAFTFI, encoded by the coding sequence ATGGCACTGCACACCCGTGACGGCGGCCTCGTCCTGCCGAACGCATGGGACGGCCTCTCGGCGCTGATGCTGGCCGATGCCGGCTTCGAGGCGATCGCGACATCGTCAGCGGAGCTCGCTGCCACGCTCGGCCGGTCCGACGGGCGTCACGAAGTCACCCGTGGCGAGCACCTCGAGCATGCGCGGCTGTTCGGTCAGCTCACCGGGCTGCCCGTCAACGGAGACTCCCAGGACGGCTACGGCGACGCGCCTGAAGACGTCGCTGCCTTCACCTTCATCTGA
- a CDS encoding flavodoxin family protein has translation MTTSSPATDTPPARYDDLRALVFNCTLKRSPETSNTEGLIERSTAILDAQGVHVDVVRAVDHDIATGVWPDMREHGWQRDAWPDLYQQVLAADILVLAGPIWLGDNSSVMKQVIERLYACSSLLNEAGQYAYYGRVGGCLITGNEDGVKHCAMNVLYSLQHLGYTIPPQADAGWIGEAGPGPSYLDPGSGGPENDFTNRNATFMTWNLLHLARALKDLGGIPAYGNQRTAWDAGCRRDYENPEHR, from the coding sequence GTGACTACTTCGTCGCCCGCTACCGACACGCCGCCGGCCCGGTACGACGACCTACGTGCTCTGGTGTTCAACTGCACCTTGAAGCGCTCGCCGGAGACGAGCAACACCGAGGGGCTGATCGAGCGCAGCACCGCCATCCTGGACGCACAAGGAGTGCACGTCGACGTCGTACGGGCGGTGGACCACGACATCGCCACCGGCGTGTGGCCCGACATGAGGGAGCACGGCTGGCAGCGGGACGCCTGGCCCGACCTGTACCAGCAGGTCTTGGCAGCCGACATCCTCGTGCTGGCCGGCCCCATCTGGCTGGGCGACAACAGCTCCGTGATGAAGCAGGTGATCGAACGCCTGTACGCCTGCTCCAGCCTGCTCAACGAAGCCGGACAGTACGCCTACTACGGCCGCGTCGGCGGCTGTCTGATCACCGGCAACGAGGACGGCGTCAAACACTGCGCCATGAACGTCCTCTACAGTCTTCAGCACCTGGGCTACACGATCCCGCCCCAGGCGGACGCCGGATGGATCGGCGAGGCCGGTCCCGGCCCCTCCTACCTCGATCCCGGCTCGGGCGGTCCGGAAAACGACTTCACCAACCGCAACGCCACCTTCATGACCTGGAACCTGCTGCACCTGGCCCGGGCGCTGAAGGACCTGGGCGGCATCCCCGCCTACGGCAACCAGCGCACCGCCTGGGACGCAGGCTGCCGCCGCGACTACGAAAACCCCGAGCACCGGTAG
- a CDS encoding acetolactate synthase large subunit, with protein sequence MGTEGASESRNTAAVEDVAHLLVRCLRAEGVEYVFGIPGEENIRFVDALNGSGIRYVLVRHEQAASFMAEIYGRLTGRAGVCSATLGPGAINLLLGTADAMTNSAPMVALAAQGSLRRIHKESHQVIDLVSMFAPVTQWSARIECPDAVPEMTRKAFKTAQSERPGAVFLAVPEDIEAERPAERLAPLQRDAVRADAPSPSQIARAAEVLAAARHPVVLAGHGAARAGASAALVRFAERLNIPVATTFHGKGVFPDDHPNALGAVGFMRHDYGNFGFDAADVLLCVGYEIQEFDPVKINPNGDKRIVHIHRFPAEVDAHYPVTVGVESDPSQALDALAAALPEGLTYDAGRSEKIRTLLDEELQYGRDSDAFPLVPQRVVSDVRTALDRHDIVLADTGAGKMWMSRLYPTFEPDTCLVSNGLSTMGFALPGAIAAKLARPDRRVLAMMGDGSFLMNSQELETAVRERVPLVVLVLVDEEYGLITWKMELELGRHSHTRFTNPDLVAYAESFGARGYRIEAADQLLPVLRRALDDDAVSVIACPVDYSENLRLTDRLGSLHGPF encoded by the coding sequence ATGGGTACCGAAGGCGCGAGCGAGTCGCGGAACACGGCAGCAGTTGAGGACGTCGCGCACCTGCTGGTGCGCTGTCTGCGGGCCGAGGGCGTGGAGTACGTCTTCGGGATCCCCGGCGAGGAGAACATCCGCTTCGTCGACGCACTGAACGGCTCCGGGATCCGGTACGTCCTGGTGCGCCACGAGCAGGCCGCCTCGTTCATGGCGGAGATCTACGGCCGGCTGACCGGCCGGGCTGGGGTGTGCTCGGCGACGCTGGGGCCCGGCGCGATCAATCTGCTGCTCGGTACCGCGGACGCCATGACGAACAGCGCACCGATGGTGGCCCTGGCCGCCCAGGGCTCCCTGCGCCGCATCCACAAGGAGTCGCACCAGGTCATCGACCTGGTATCGATGTTCGCTCCCGTCACCCAGTGGTCGGCCCGTATCGAGTGTCCGGACGCGGTGCCGGAGATGACGCGCAAGGCGTTCAAGACAGCGCAGAGCGAGCGGCCGGGGGCCGTGTTCCTGGCAGTCCCGGAGGACATCGAAGCGGAGCGTCCCGCCGAGCGTCTGGCGCCCTTGCAGAGAGACGCGGTTCGGGCCGACGCGCCGTCACCCTCCCAGATCGCACGGGCCGCCGAGGTGCTTGCGGCCGCACGGCACCCGGTCGTGCTGGCGGGTCATGGCGCCGCGAGAGCCGGGGCCTCGGCCGCCCTGGTGCGGTTCGCCGAACGGCTGAACATCCCGGTCGCGACCACGTTCCACGGCAAGGGCGTCTTCCCCGACGACCATCCGAACGCCCTCGGCGCGGTCGGCTTCATGCGCCACGACTACGGCAACTTCGGCTTCGACGCGGCCGATGTGCTGCTCTGCGTGGGGTATGAGATCCAGGAGTTCGACCCCGTCAAGATCAACCCGAATGGCGACAAGCGAATCGTGCACATTCACCGCTTCCCCGCCGAGGTGGACGCCCACTACCCGGTCACCGTGGGCGTCGAAAGCGACCCCTCGCAGGCGCTGGACGCACTCGCGGCAGCGCTCCCCGAGGGACTCACCTACGACGCGGGAAGGAGCGAGAAGATCCGTACGCTGCTCGACGAAGAACTGCAGTACGGACGCGACAGCGACGCATTCCCCCTGGTACCGCAGCGCGTCGTGAGCGATGTGCGCACCGCGTTGGACCGCCACGACATCGTGCTCGCCGATACCGGCGCCGGAAAGATGTGGATGTCCCGTCTCTACCCGACCTTCGAGCCGGATACCTGTCTGGTTTCAAATGGCCTGTCCACGATGGGGTTCGCGCTGCCGGGTGCCATCGCCGCCAAGCTGGCCCGGCCGGACCGGCGCGTCCTGGCGATGATGGGCGACGGCTCGTTCCTGATGAACTCCCAGGAACTCGAGACGGCCGTCCGTGAACGCGTCCCGTTGGTCGTCCTGGTCCTGGTGGACGAGGAATACGGCCTGATCACCTGGAAGATGGAACTCGAACTGGGCCGCCACAGCCACACCCGGTTCACCAACCCGGACCTGGTCGCCTACGCCGAGAGCTTCGGCGCACGCGGCTACCGGATCGAGGCCGCCGACCAGCTTTTGCCAGTACTGCGCAGGGCCCTCGACGACGACGCGGTCTCCGTGATCGCTTGCCCCGTGGACTACTCCGAGAACCTTCGCCTGACCGACAGACTGGGCAGTCTCCACGGGCCGTTCTGA
- a CDS encoding MFS transporter encodes MASAASAPPTPAPPADLKRVVAASLIGTTIEWYDFFLYGSAAALVFNKLFFPDSDPLVGTLLSFLTYAVGFAARPLGALVFGHYGDRLGRKKLLVLSLVLMGGATFAIGLLPTHATVGSAAPVLLTTLRLVQGFALGGEWGGAVLLVSEHGDARRRGFWAAWPQTGAPAGQLLATGVLSLLTAVLSDDAFGAWGWRIPFLLSGVLVIVGLWIRLSVDESPVFKEALERAESRRAGAPEKLPLVSVLRQHWRDILVAMGARMAENISYYVITAFILVYATTSAGVSKQIALNAVLVGSAVHFAVIPAWGALSDRVGRRPVYLLGAAGVGLWMFPFFSLVDTGVFGYLVLAVTVGLVLHGAMYAPQAAFFAEMFATRMRYSGASIGAQFASVAAGAPAPLIATALLSDYGSSTPIALYVIAAAVLTLIAVGVARETRHRDLAEVQGGDDEHAAESSAAGTRAV; translated from the coding sequence ATGGCCTCCGCAGCATCCGCTCCCCCAACGCCCGCACCACCCGCCGACCTGAAGCGCGTGGTCGCCGCCAGCCTCATCGGCACGACCATCGAGTGGTACGACTTCTTTCTGTACGGTTCCGCCGCCGCGCTGGTCTTCAACAAGCTGTTCTTTCCGGACTCCGACCCTCTCGTCGGGACACTGCTGTCGTTCCTGACGTATGCCGTCGGGTTCGCGGCCCGCCCGCTGGGGGCGCTCGTGTTCGGGCACTACGGCGACCGGCTGGGGCGCAAGAAGCTGCTGGTGCTGAGTCTGGTGCTGATGGGCGGGGCGACCTTCGCCATCGGGCTGCTGCCGACGCACGCGACCGTCGGCTCCGCCGCACCCGTGCTGCTGACCACGTTGCGTCTGGTGCAGGGGTTCGCGCTGGGCGGTGAGTGGGGCGGCGCCGTGCTGCTGGTGTCCGAGCACGGGGACGCGCGGCGGCGTGGTTTCTGGGCCGCGTGGCCGCAGACGGGGGCGCCCGCCGGGCAGTTGCTGGCCACCGGTGTGCTGTCGCTGCTCACCGCCGTGCTCTCGGACGACGCCTTCGGCGCCTGGGGATGGCGGATCCCGTTCCTGCTCTCCGGAGTGCTGGTGATCGTCGGTTTGTGGATTCGTCTCTCCGTCGATGAATCGCCTGTCTTCAAGGAGGCGTTGGAGCGGGCCGAGTCCCGGCGAGCGGGTGCCCCGGAGAAGCTGCCGCTGGTCTCCGTGCTGCGGCAGCACTGGCGGGACATACTCGTCGCGATGGGCGCCCGTATGGCGGAGAACATCAGCTACTACGTCATCACCGCCTTCATCCTCGTCTACGCCACCACCTCGGCCGGTGTCTCGAAGCAGATCGCGCTCAACGCCGTCCTCGTCGGGTCCGCCGTGCACTTCGCCGTCATCCCCGCCTGGGGCGCGCTCTCCGACCGGGTCGGGCGGCGGCCCGTATATCTGCTCGGTGCGGCCGGTGTCGGCCTGTGGATGTTCCCGTTCTTCTCGCTCGTGGACACCGGCGTGTTCGGGTACCTGGTGCTGGCCGTGACCGTCGGACTGGTGCTGCACGGCGCCATGTACGCGCCGCAGGCAGCCTTCTTCGCCGAGATGTTCGCCACCCGGATGCGGTACTCCGGTGCCTCCATCGGCGCGCAGTTCGCCTCGGTGGCGGCCGGTGCGCCCGCCCCGCTCATCGCCACCGCGCTGCTCTCCGACTACGGCAGCTCCACCCCGATCGCCCTGTACGTGATCGCGGCCGCCGTGCTGACGCTGATCGCCGTGGGTGTGGCCAGGGAGACGCGGCACCGGGATCTCGCCGAGGTTCAGGGTGGGGACGACGAGCACGCGGCGGAGAGTTCGGCGGCAGGGACGCGGGCCGTCTGA